In Geothermobacter hydrogeniphilus, a genomic segment contains:
- a CDS encoding 5-formyltetrahydrofolate cyclo-ligase has protein sequence MPKDAIRSRSLDRRRMLAPESHHALSLAAQRQLLATPEFVAAAVVGLYSPVRGEVDTALLQQQLSETGRIPVYPRVVGDGMEFVRLSPEAPLVPGRFGILEPSGSERLPPAAIDLLVIPGVAFDRRGHRLGYGRGYYDRALQDEDCRPLLAGLAFAFQLVDRLPAQPHDVQLQMLATDAGLHRF, from the coding sequence ATGCCTAAAGATGCCATCCGTTCCCGCAGCCTGGATCGACGTCGGATGCTGGCTCCCGAGAGTCATCATGCCCTGAGCCTGGCCGCCCAGCGGCAGCTTCTGGCCACGCCCGAATTCGTCGCGGCTGCCGTTGTCGGGCTCTACAGTCCGGTTCGCGGCGAGGTGGATACCGCCCTGCTGCAGCAGCAGCTGTCGGAGACCGGTCGCATCCCGGTTTATCCGCGCGTCGTCGGTGACGGGATGGAGTTTGTCCGGCTGTCTCCGGAGGCTCCCCTGGTTCCCGGCCGGTTCGGGATCCTGGAGCCGTCCGGTTCGGAGCGGCTGCCGCCGGCCGCCATTGACCTGCTGGTGATCCCGGGGGTCGCTTTTGACCGTCGCGGACATCGTCTCGGTTATGGCCGGGGATATTATGACCGGGCATTGCAGGATGAAGACTGCCGGCCGTTGCTGGCGGGTCTGGCATTCGCGTTTCAGCTGGTCGACCGACTTCCGGCTCAGCCGCACGACGTCCAGCTGCAGATGCTGGCGACCGATGCCGGTCTGCACCGGTTTTGA
- a CDS encoding roadblock/LC7 domain-containing protein, with protein MPFKKMLGTMLERIPGSLGAIIVDWEGESVDQAGRLDAFELKVIGAHKGLILDNLRQAVARAEGNDLEEIIITTAQRQTIIMPATRDYFLVVALERKDVMGRALFEARRCLEQLKEEIA; from the coding sequence ATGCCCTTCAAAAAAATGCTTGGCACCATGCTGGAGCGGATCCCCGGATCTCTCGGGGCGATTATTGTCGACTGGGAAGGTGAATCGGTGGACCAGGCCGGGCGGCTCGATGCCTTCGAGCTGAAGGTGATCGGGGCGCATAAAGGCCTGATTCTCGACAACCTGCGACAGGCGGTTGCCCGGGCCGAGGGGAACGACCTGGAAGAGATTATTATTACCACGGCGCAGCGGCAGACCATCATCATGCCGGCCACCCGGGACTATTTCCTGGTTGTCGCTCTCGAACGCAAGGACGTCATGGGGCGGGCCCTGTTCGAGGCGCGGCGCTGTCTGGAGCAACTGAAAGAGGAGATTGCCTGA
- the ftsY gene encoding signal recognition particle-docking protein FtsY, which yields MDYFAQLINWLQPLTDLLGRLGIAEQQRQSYALGILFLLVTLLVLLLIVLLLRRPARPKAERPQDETISESTDEAPAAEEAVAEEAADGAVEEPSRPAAAGEPVAAETEEPEPVSLLQRMRQGLAKTQAGLVGRIDSLLSGRARVDDDLLEELEEVLITADLGMQTTRQLVDAVEERLGRSEAADPQLVRQVLKQEMISRLAAVDSPLDLEQARPMVIMVVGVNGVGKTTTIGKLARLWTSRGKKVVLGAGDTFRAAAAEQLAIWGERAGVDVIRHAEGADPGAVAFDAARAAVARKADILLLDTAGRLHTKANLMEELKKIRRILEREIPGAPHETLLVLDATTGQNALIQARLFKEAVEVNGLVLTKLDGTARGGIIVAIANDLGLPVRFVGIGEGADDLRPFDPEMFVRALFE from the coding sequence ATGGATTATTTTGCTCAATTGATCAACTGGCTGCAGCCCCTGACTGACCTGCTGGGCAGACTGGGGATTGCGGAACAACAACGGCAGAGCTATGCCCTCGGCATCCTGTTTCTGCTGGTGACCCTGCTGGTGCTGTTGCTGATCGTCCTGTTGCTGCGGCGGCCGGCGCGACCGAAAGCCGAACGACCGCAGGACGAAACGATCTCTGAGTCGACCGATGAGGCGCCGGCCGCTGAAGAGGCAGTCGCTGAAGAGGCAGCGGATGGCGCGGTTGAGGAACCGTCGCGACCCGCGGCAGCCGGAGAACCCGTCGCGGCCGAGACGGAGGAGCCTGAACCGGTCAGTCTGCTGCAGCGGATGCGCCAGGGGCTGGCCAAGACCCAGGCCGGGCTGGTCGGGCGGATCGACAGTCTGCTCAGTGGCCGCGCCAGGGTCGATGATGACCTGCTGGAAGAACTGGAAGAGGTGTTGATTACCGCCGATCTCGGCATGCAGACCACCCGCCAGCTGGTGGACGCTGTCGAGGAGCGTCTCGGGCGCAGCGAGGCGGCCGACCCGCAGTTGGTGCGCCAGGTTCTGAAGCAGGAGATGATTTCCCGGCTGGCCGCGGTTGACAGTCCTCTCGACCTGGAGCAGGCCCGTCCGATGGTGATCATGGTGGTCGGCGTCAACGGTGTCGGCAAGACCACCACCATCGGCAAGCTGGCCCGGCTCTGGACGTCCCGGGGGAAGAAGGTGGTGCTGGGTGCCGGCGACACGTTCCGGGCCGCGGCCGCCGAGCAGCTGGCCATCTGGGGAGAGCGGGCCGGAGTGGATGTCATCCGCCATGCCGAGGGCGCCGATCCCGGCGCGGTGGCCTTCGATGCCGCCCGGGCCGCGGTGGCACGCAAGGCCGACATTCTGCTGCTTGATACCGCCGGCCGGTTGCACACCAAGGCCAACCTGATGGAGGAATTGAAAAAAATCCGCCGGATCCTTGAACGCGAGATTCCGGGCGCGCCGCATGAGACGCTGCTGGTGCTCGATGCCACCACCGGGCAGAACGCTTTGATTCAGGCCCGCCTGTTCAAGGAGGCGGTCGAGGTGAATGGCCTGGTGCTGACCAAGCTCGATGGTACCGCCCGCGGCGGGATCATCGTCGCTATCGCCAATGACCTGGGACTGCCGGTACGTTTTGTCGGCATCGGTGAGGGGGCCGATGACCTGCGGCCCTTTGATCCGGAGATGTTCGTTCGTGCCCTGTTCGAATGA
- a CDS encoding cell division protein ZapA, translating into MKRATQVTILGQPYTVRSDSTPEQIARVADFVNEQLTAVAQAAPTADTRHITVLTLLNIAGSYLELQAEQGGADQRRLQDLIERIDRAEAR; encoded by the coding sequence GTGAAACGTGCCACGCAGGTCACTATTCTCGGTCAGCCCTACACGGTGCGCAGCGATTCGACGCCGGAGCAGATTGCCAGGGTCGCCGACTTTGTCAATGAGCAGTTGACCGCTGTCGCCCAGGCGGCGCCGACCGCTGACACCCGGCACATTACCGTGCTGACCCTGCTCAATATCGCCGGCTCCTACCTGGAACTGCAGGCGGAGCAGGGCGGCGCCGACCAGCGCCGGCTGCAGGATCTGATTGAGCGGATTGATCGGGCCGAAGCCCGTTGA
- the zapB gene encoding cell division protein ZapB has protein sequence MDLIDLLEQKLDRLLERYHELQSEADALRAENARLAEDRRQTVAEIDRIVAKLDKV, from the coding sequence GTGGATCTGATCGATCTTCTGGAACAAAAGCTGGATCGGTTGCTCGAACGTTACCACGAGTTGCAGTCCGAAGCTGACGCCCTGCGCGCGGAAAACGCGCGGCTTGCTGAAGATCGACGGCAGACAGTTGCCGAAATCGACCGGATCGTCGCCAAACTGGACAAGGTGTGA